One genomic region from Zalophus californianus isolate mZalCal1 chromosome 14, mZalCal1.pri.v2, whole genome shotgun sequence encodes:
- the LOC113912766 gene encoding 40S ribosomal protein S25-like produces MPPKDDKKKKDAGKSSKKDKDPVNKSGGKAKKKKWSKGKVRDKLNNLVLFDKATYDKLCKEVPNYKLITPAVVSERLKIRGSLARAALQELLSKGLIKLVSKHRAQVIYTRNTKGGDAPAAGEDA; encoded by the coding sequence ATGCCGCCCAAGGatgacaagaagaagaaagatgccGGAAAATCgtccaagaaagacaaagacccaGTGAACAAATCTGGGGGCAAGGCGAAAAAGAAGAAGTGGTCCAAAGGCAAAGTTCGGGACAAGCTCAATAATCTGGTCTTGTTTGACAAAGCGACATATGACAAACTCTGtaaggaagttcccaactataaGCTTATAACTCCAGCTGTTGTCTCTGAGAGACTGAAGATTCGAGGTTCCCTGGCCAGGGCAGCCCTTCAGGAGCTCCTTAGTAAAGGACTTATTAAACTGGTTTCAAAGCACAGAGCTCAAGTAATTTACACCAGAAACACCAAGGGTGGAGATGCCCCAGCTGCTGGTGAAGATGCATGA